The Coregonus clupeaformis isolate EN_2021a chromosome 20, ASM2061545v1, whole genome shotgun sequence genome contains a region encoding:
- the LOC121532875 gene encoding liprin-beta-2-like yields the protein MASDASHMLEAALEQMDDIIAGGFCEAFLKFGAQGYHSQGSNSAPTFALTSAINPNIRVLQLVEDLRVALEGQVDQEEHDSMSRQVPMDTAHTLLDWLEKGGVSSFNTA from the exons ATGGCGTCAGATGCCAGCCACATGCTGGAGGCAGCCTTGGAGCAAATGGATGACATTATCGCTG GAGGGTTCTGCGAGGCCTTCTTGAAGTTTGGGGCCCAGGGTTACCACTCCCAGGGTTCGAACTCTGCCCCCACCTTTGCCCTCACCTCAGCCATTAACCCCAACATCAGGGTGCTGCAGCTGGTAGAGGATCTCAGGGTAGCCCTGGAGGGCCAGGTGGACCAGGAGGAGCATGACTCCATGAGCAGACAGGTCCCCATGGACACAGCACACACCCTGTTAGATTGGCTGGAGAAGGGAGGGGTGAGTAGCTTCAACACAGCCTAA